A window of Haloarcula taiwanensis genomic DNA:
GAAAGGCGACCGGCACAGCGGGGCCAGTGAACACGAAAGGAGAGATCTGTCCGAAGGGTGGAGCCGCGTACGACGTGGTCGAACACGGGGACCGACTGACCGAGCCACTCGTCCGTGAGAACGGGCAGTTCGCCACTGCGCCCTGGGAAACCGCCATGGCTCGCGTGGCCGACCGGCTCAATGACATCGTCGACCAGCACGGGCCGGACGCCGTCGAGTTCTTCGCGTCCTCGAACTGCACGAACGAGGAAAACTACGTCTTTCAGAAGATTGCGCGGATGCTCGGCACCAACAACGTCGACAACTGCGCTCGCCTCTGTCATTCGTCGACGGTCGCCGCGATGAGCGAGCGGTTCGGTGCCGGAGCGATGACGAACACGCTCGATGACCTCGCGGAAACCGACTGTCTGCTCGTCACCGGCGCGAATCCGGCCGAACAGCACCCCGTCATTTTCCGGTCGTATTTCCTGCCGGCGATTCGGAACGGGGCCACGCTCATCCATATCGACCCGCGCGAGACGGACACGACCGATGCCGCCGACATCCACCTCGATGTTCGCCCCGGATACGATATCGAACTCCTCAATTCGATGGCGAAAGTCTTTCTCGACGAGGACCTCGTCGACGAGTCCTTTGTCGAGGAACGTACAACCGGCTATTCAGACTTGACGGCACATCTCGACAACGTCGACGTCGGATCGGGTGCCGACGTAGCCGGCGTCGACCCGGAAACCGTTCGGGAGGCAGCCCGAGCATACGCCGAGGCCGATACAGCGGCAATCGTCACCGGGATGGGAATGAGCCAGCACACGTGCGGGACCGACAACGTCCACGCGCTGTTGAACCTCGCGCTGTTGACCGGCAACGTCGGTCGCCCGGGCACGGGTGTGAACCCCCTCCGTGGCCAGAACAACGTCCAGGGGGCCGGCGACGTTGGCGCGCTTCCCAGCGTGCTCCCCGGCTACGAACCCGTTACGGACCCGGATGCTCGACAGCGTGTCGCCGACGAGTGGGGTGTCGAGCCGCCGAGCGAACCCGGCCTGACGGAGACGACTGCGACACATCAGTTCGGCGACGCGGTCAAGGCTGCGGTGGTGTTCGGCGAGAACCCGGCCGTCACGGAACCGAACGCCAGTTCTGTCAGGGCCGGCTTTGACGACCTCGATTTCTGCGTCGTCATCGACCTTTTCGAGACAGCGACCGTCGACCACGCCGATGTCGTGCTGCCGGGAAGCAGCTGGGCGGAGAAAGCGGGGACCGTGACCAACACGGACCGGCGGGTGATGCGGATGCGGCCGAACGCCGATCTGCCCGGAAACGCCCGTCGGGACCTCGATATCCTCACAGACCTCGGTCATCGGTTGGTCGACCAGCCAGACGCGTTCGACTACGACGGGCCTGAAGCGGTGTTCGAGGAGCTAACGCGGGTCACTCCGCTGTACGCCGGTATGAGTTACGACGGCATCGGTGAGGGCTACCAGCGCTGGCCGTTCCCGGCAGAGGCCGATTCCGGAACCGACGTGCTCCACACGGAGACGTTCGCCTCGGGCGAACAAACGGCGCCGCTACGCCCAGTCTCGCCGACACCGCCAGCCGATGCCGTCTCCGGGGACCAGCTCGTGCTCACGACGGGACGCGCGCTCCAGCACTTCAACAGCGGCGCGCTCACTCGCCGGTCGGAGACGCTCATGCGAATGCGCGGAGAGGACGTGCTCGAAATCCATCCAGACGACGCTGCCGCTCGCGGTATCGAGGACGGCGATGCTGTCGTCGTGGAGAACGGCCGGGGCAGCGTGACAGTGTCGGCGGCTGTGACGGCGGCCATTCGGCCCGGTGTCGTATTCTGCACGTTCCACTATCTGGACCCGCTCGCAAACGCCCTAACCGGTGACTCGCTCGACCCGGTCGCCGAGATTCCCGAGTACAAGCATTCGGCGGTGACGGTACGGAAGGCAGGGTAGCAGAGCCGGCGGGGGACTGGGCGTACAGGCGGCCGATTCGAACGGCGTGCGAGGCCTGGGCGACGCGCTCCAGTCACCAATAAAACAGTTTCTACGGTTCTCACTGCAGTGGATTAGTCGCAATAGTAATTCCTGTCGGACGCGTAGATGAATGTATGTTGGATAGTCGAAAAAGTCGTAAGCTCAGTGCAGCAGTCGTCCTCTTCCAGGGGGTCGTGACTGCGCTCTTCCCGCAGATAAGTGTCAAGTTCATCAAATCCATGATCGGAAAGAACTTCGACAATGCGTCGGAGTTGCAGGTGAAGCCAGCGTATCGCCGGCAGTTGCGCGCAGTCGGCGTTGGTATGGTTGCCGCAGCCGGTACGGATCTCCTGTTGCAGAGCGCTGGAGAGACAGACGACGACCTGCCCGCGGCTGACGGGGACGGCGAATAGCGAAGGCAACAACATCGCCGGAACTCCAGTCTCCCAACTCCTTCATCAGCGAGAGTGGCGCGGACCGGTGGGGTTGAAGTTCATCACGCGGGCACCTTTCTCGAACACACTGAAGCCGGCTCAGTCGTCGCTGTCGACTGTCGCCTCGGTGCCGGCGGTACGGACCTGTGTGGCTTCACTCTCCACGTTAACGCCTTCCCAGTCGTGGTCCGTGTGGTACCCCTCGCGTTCTTTCGCGCTCTGGGCGACACGGATGAACTCCGCCTTATCACGGGCCGTAGCGATGGTCTGTCCGCCACAGTAGGAGAGTCCGGAGCGAATGCCGGCACAGAATTCCTCAGCCACAGCAGCGACCGAGCCTTTGTACGGAGTCAGTGCTTCGACTCCCTCGTCAGCGCTGACGTTGTTCTGTTTGTCGTCACGGTCTTCGGCCGCGGCGGTGGTCGCCATCCCCCGCGACCGCTTGTACTGCGTCCCGTCGACTTCGACGATCGCACCGGGAGCCTCCTCCGTGCCGGCAAAGAGGCTGCCGAGCATCACGGTATCGGCACCGGCCATGAGGGCTTTCACCGCATCACCAGACGTGCGAATCCCGCCATCCGCACAGAGGGTGATGTCAAGATCCGCAGCGGCTGTGGCGCAGTCATCGACAGCGGTCAGCTGTGGGACGCCGGCACCCGCGACCTTCCGGGTGGTACAGTGTGACCCCGGTCCGATGCCGACTTTGACACAGTCGGCTCCGGCGGCGGCAAGGTCTTCAACACCTGCGGGCGTCGCAACGTTGCCGGCGATGAGGTCAGTGTCGGGAAACTCGTCAGCGAGCGTCTCGACGGCATCAAGCGCCCGCTCAAGATGACCATGGGCTACGTCGACGACGAGCGCATCAACGCCGGCCGCAATGACGGCCGCGCTCCGCGCCACGTAATCCTCATTTATACCGACGGCAGCACCGACCCGTTCGTCCGCGGTCTTCACTTGCGTGACCTGTTCGGCCTGTTCGTCCGGCGTCAAGAAGCGATGCAACACCCCAAACCCGCCTGAACGCGAAAGCTCGATTGCCAGTGCTGCCTCTGTGACAGTGTCCATCGCGGCCGAGACGAGCGGCGTGTCTAGTTCAACGGTTGGAGTAAGGGGCGTCGAGAGGTCGATGTCGCTCCGACTGTCGACCGGTGATCGTTTCGGGACGAGAAGAACGTCGCCATAACTCAATCCAGTACGTAACTCGTTCATGCCCCGCTGCTAGTGTACCGCCTAGAACAAAAGTAGGTCGGATTGGAGAGTTCCCCCGGAAACGTGAGTGGCCGAAACAGAGGTTGCGCTCCAGCAAGGAAGCGGATGACGGGTGGCGGTGGGCACCGTGTGTGCCACCCACTGCAGTCAGAGGCACGACCGGGTTCTGAATCCGAGGCATGGGGTGAAACGCGTGGGCTCAAAGTATGAAGAAGCCCAGAGCGGGAGCCAGAACCCGTGTTTACGTAAGCCGCCGTTGGTCATATCTTTTGTGGTAAGCCTTAACACAGTGGCAGGTCTGCACAATCCAGTCAGCACCGGAACGCGCAGCTCTGCCGATCACACGAACGAATGGTACGTTGCTGTGGGGTGGGAGAGGTGGGTGCAACGCACCATCGGAAGTCGTCGAAACTGACGATGGGGTCCGGCCCGGGCAATCGTGTGGGAAAAGCCAGCGCGATTGGACAGGCTCAGAACCCATCTAGCTCCGCTACCAGTATATATAAAATGCTTGCGGGATCCGTTCGCTGTCTGTTGGTTTGACCGCAAGTCGCACAGTTCTCACGGGCGTTACTCCCGTCCGGTCGCGTCAGCAATACACCCGAATGCTACCAGCGACGGAATGGTGGGCAGCCGGGGGGAGTGTGCACCGCACCATTCACGGTCGTCATCCACGACGACGGGTTCTGGACCCGGGCCGTTTGCTGAGGGTGCCCGGATTCAGTGGGGGAGAGGTGGCGCGGGAACCAGAACCCTATTAGAGATAATAGGGTTACTTGGGAATAACGACTGTGACGTTTTAGTTCATTTTATTGGCTCTGTGGTTACTGAGCGTCCGCAATCGCAGCATGGGCAGTCGCGATGAGCGCGCACCCGCTTGTCAGCCGGGATTATTCCACGGCTTCGAGGCCCGTAATCTCGAATCGTGTCCCACCCATCGAACTCTCAGTTGCGTGAATCTCCCAGCCATGAGCGTCAACGACTCGTTTGACGATGTTGAGACCCAGACCAGTCCCCGATTCGGAAGTCGAGTAGCCGGCCTCGAACACTTTTTCCCGGTCCTCGTCGGGGATGCCTGGACCGTCGTCTTCGATGTAGAATCCGTTGGCGTCTCCGAAAATCTCGCCGACTACCACAGTAACGTCTAGACCTGCGTGATCAATCGTGTTCCGGAACAGGTTTTCGAGCAGGTGCCGGAGTTGGTCGGGGTCAGCTTTTATCACTGGCTGTGCATCGGCCCCACAATCACAGTACAGCTCGGCCTCGTCTGCAGGGTCAGAGACAAGCTTCCACGCAGCCGCAGCGACTGCGTCGATTGCGACAGGTTCCAGCGACCCGATCTCTTGTTGCTCCCGCGCGAGCCAGAGGAGGTCCTCGACAATGCGTTCCATCCGATCAGTCGCGGTCTCGATCACATCGAGATGATCGCTCGACTGTTCGGCTTGAACGAGTCCAAGCCGACCCTGTATGACGTTGAGCGGGTTCCGCAGGTCGTGGCTGACAGTTGCGGCAAACTGCTCCAGCTGTTCTTTTTGATCCTGCAGTTCCCGTTCACGCCTCGTACGTTCGGCTATGTTTCGACCGGTGCCGACAAGCCCTATCATGGTACCGTCGGCGTCAGTTAGTCGGTCAGCAGTGAACTCGTAGGGAACGCGGTTCCCCTCTGCGGTACGGAAATCCGCTTCGATGGTCGAGTGCCCCGTTGTGAGCGCCTCCTCAATCGCCTTAGAGACTGCCTCCCGTTCCTCTTCCGGAAAAAGACTGCGTACGTCAAGATCCGTCATCTCTTCGTCGGTGCACCCGGCCAGCTTTTCGAAGTGTTCGTTACAGCGCTGGACGTTGCCTTCGGAATCAAGCACGTAGAATATATCGGCAAGTGAATCGAGCGCCTGATCGATAAAAGTCCGTTCTGTCCGGAGTTCGTTTCGGATCTTTAGCGAGTGTATGGCGTGCGAGATGCTGTTCCCGAGTTCGGTGAGTAGCTCCTGTTCGTCCTCTGCGAAAGCGAACGGACGGGACGAATAGACGCACAGAAGGCCATAAAGCGTGTCATTGTATTCTAGCGGAACCGCAGCACTGCTCCGATAGTCGCGGTCGAGTGCTTCCTCTCGCCAGACCTCGAACGCCGGGTCAGCCTGAATGTTCTGCGACGTAGCAATGCGTCGGTGCTGGACGGCCCTGCCCGCGGGGCCCTGTCCGGTCGGAGAGTCGTCCGCCGTGACAACAATCGTATCGAGATACTCGTCTTCGACGCCGGCCCAGGCCTGTGGCTCGATTCGGTCTGTCTCAGGATTGGGCTCGCCGATCCAAGCAAAACGGTAGGGTTCAGAGTCGCTAATAATCTCACAGACACGCGTTTTGATCTCCGAGAGCGAACTCGCCCGGATGAGAGCCTGGTCGATACTGCTTACGAGAGCGCGAACCCGTTCAAGTTCAGCAGCGCGCTGATTGGTGCGGTACTGGTCGACGGCGTTTTCGATACGATTTGCGAGGAGTTCGTATCGTTCCGTGCCGTGCCCTTTCCGCAGATAGTCGGTTGCACCGGCGGCAATAGCATCGCTGGCGACCGCTTCGCTCCCCTCTCCGGTAAAAAGAATAAACGGGAGATCAGGGTACTCCGTACGGACAGTTTCGAGGAGTTCGATGCCATCTGTCTCGGGCATCCGGTAATCGCTGACAATACAGTCAATAGACCGCGTCGCGAGTCTGTCGAGCCCTTCAGCAGCACTCGTCGCAGGGACGACAGTGAGTTTATCTGATTGCTGTGTGAGTATTTCTGATGCCACATCTAAAAAGTCCGGTTCATCATCGATATGAAGCACAGCGATACTCGACATCTCTGACACGATACCGACTGTACCGAACTTCGGAGGATAAAGTTGCTGACCCGAGTATCAGAACCTATACTCTAATCTTGGACGTGGTATGTGTCAATAGCGGAAATTTTCAGCACCGAATCACCTGACACCCGTGATTTCTGATTTCGGCGGGTCGCAATAGTATCACAGATAAAAACCGGGCCACTCGACTGATAAAAGCCCACTACGTAGTAGTTCCAATGGCCTACACAGGTGACAGGACTCCCGATTCAATTCAGGTTCTGTATGTAAACAACGATGGTGAGTTTGCTGAGCTAACACAGACGAAACTCGCACATCTCTCATCGGATTTTGACATGACAGCTGTCGGGACTGTGGAGGCTGCTCTCGACTCGCTCGAAACATCGACTATCGATTGTGTGGTCACCTCGTATTCACTGCCGGACGGGACGGGAATCGACCTCCTGAATCGGCTCCAGGCTGGCGAGTACGAACTACCGACGATTCTATTTACCGGCCGCGGGAGCGAGCGAATTGCGAGCGAAGCGACACAGGCGGGTGTTTCCGACTACATTCCGATCCGCGCGGGCCAGAACAGTTTCGAGGTGCTCGCGGGCCGCATCCAGACGCTCACCGATGCCGCTCGCAAACAGGCGGCCGCCGAGCGGCTATCCGACCGCTTCCAACGAACCTTAGAGCGGGCGACTGACGGGATTTATGCCGTCGACAGCCAATGGCGAATCGAATACGTAAACGAGAAGATGGCTAACCGGGTCGGCCGCGACCCCAAGGCTATCGTCGGTACGGTCATCTGGGAAGAGTTCCCCTCGGTAGTTGGGACGGAACTCGAAGACAAATACCGAACGGCAATGGAAACCGGTGACCCGGTGTCGTTCGAACAGTACCTTGGCGAACCCTTTGAGTACTGGGTCGAAGTGCGGGTATTCCCGGACGATGACGGGCTCACCGTCTTTTCACATGAAACGACGGCCGAGCGGGAGCGCGAACTGGAACTGGAGCGCAGTGAAGCGATCCTCGAAACCATCCACGACGCCGTGTTCGTCCTGAACGATGAGGGGACGATCGAATTCGCGAACGCGGCGTCGAAACGGCTGATTGCCGGGGAACGGGCAACGCAGGTCGCGGGGCAGCAGTTAGAGACAGTCGTGGGTGACCGCGTTTCCACGTCTGATGCGGAGCAGTTTACATCTGCGGTCCGCTCGACGCTCAATGACATAGAGGGCGACGGTGGCGTCACGGGGTTGTACGACGCGGACTTACAGCTTGATATCACGACCGGTGGCAATAAACGCACACTTGATGTCCGAGTGACACCGTTCCAGAGCAACAAGAGCAGTCAAGCGCTTGTCGTTGCTCGGGACATCACGGAACAGAGCGAAGCCAAGCGACAGTTGGAGCGAGAGCGCGACGCGCTCCGGGAACTCCAGAATATCATGGCAAGCAGCGATGTCTCGGCCGAAACACGCCTTCACGAACTTCTCGAACTGGGGTGTCAAACGCTCGGTCTCGACATCGGCATCGTCTCACACATTCAGGGGGATGAGTACACGGTCACGGCAGTGCACGCGCCGACTGCCGAAATCGAATCCGGGGATCAGTTCGATATCGGATCGACGTACTGCGAAGAAGTCGTGGGCACAGATTCCCTCTGTTCGTTTACCGATGCGGTGGCCGACGGGAGAGAAACCCACCCAGCATATCGTGAGTTCGAGTTAGAATCGTACATCGGCGTCCCATTGGTCGTTGACGGGAGTCGGTACGGGACAGTCAATTTTTCGAGTCCCACAACGCGGGTCGCTCCCTTTGGAGCGCTCGAGCGGACGTTCGTGAAGCTACTCTCAGAGCTCGTGAGCGCCGAAATATCGCGTAGACAAGACCGGGCGGAGCTCCAGCGACAGGAGTTCCTGTTCGAACGAGTGCAAGCCATCGCTGATATCGGTGTCTGGGAGTACTACCCGTCTACAGGCGACCTCGACTGGTCCGCTGGAGTGCGTCGGATTCACGGGGTCGACGACGATTACGAACCGATTATCGACGACGCTATCGAGTTCTACCATCCTGAGGACAGGGGGACGATTACGAAGGCCGTCGAGCGGGCAATCGAGGCCCGGGAGTCGTACGATCTCGATCTCCGAATCGTTCGGACAGACGGTGAGGTACGCGATGTTCGGGCATGGGGGGAGCGCGTCGACGGTTCGCAGGACAACGAGCCCGTGCTTCGGGGGGTTTTCCAGGATATCACCGAGCGACGAGCCGAGGAGCGCGCGCACCGAGAGCTTGCAGAGGAATACGAGGCACTGCTCAACACCTCCGGTGACGCCATATTCATGCTCGATGTCGAGACAGCCGGTGACGAGCCAGCGTTCGAGTTTGCGCGACTCAGCCCCGGCTACGAGTCGCAGACGGGACTCACGACCGAGGACGTTCGAGGGCAAACACCGCGGCAGGTCTTCGGTGCCGAACGCGGTGCTGAGCTCGCAGCGAACTACACTCGCTGTGTCGAACAGCGTGCGCCAATCTCGTATCGTGAGGAGCTGAACATCGCTGACGACGCACGGTTCTGGGACACGAGCCTCGCGCCGGTTATTGTGGGTGACGAGATCGTCCGGATCGTCGGCATCGCCCGCAACGTGACTGAGCAGGTCGAGCGGGAACGCAAACTCGAAGCGACGAACCAGCGACTGGAGTCACTCATCGAGGCGACGCCGCTCACTGTCATGGAAATCGACACGGACGGGACGGTCATCCGCTGGAATGATGGAGCCGAGAATATGTTCGGCTGGTCGAGCGAAGAGGTGCTTGGCGAATTCAATCCGATGGTCCCAGACGAGCACCAGGCTGAGTTCGCCTCTCACCGGGAGCGCGTATTGAGCGGCGAGCCGATTCGGGGCAAGGAGGTACGACGGAAGACGAAAGCCGGTGAGGAACTAGATCTGCTCCTGTCGGCTGTCCCAATCACTGCTCCTGACGGAGAGATAGTGAGCATACTGGCCGTGTTAGAGGACATCACTGAGCAGAAACAGTTAGAGGCGAAACTCCGGTCGCTGCAGGAAACAGCACAGCGGCTCAGTGGCGCACGGTCGAATGACGAGATCGGAGACATCGCGATCGAGGCTGCCGTCGAGATTCTCGGGTTCGAACTCACCGGTATCTGGGAGTACGCCGACCGGACCGACGAGCTTGTTCCGCTGTCGGCGAGTGCAGCCACGAGGGATCGGTTCGGTGAGCTGCCACGTGTGCAGTCCGATTCGGCGTTTGTCTGGGAGGCGTTCCAGGCCTCAGAAGTGCGTCGATACGATGACATCCAGTCCGTGACATCGTTCGGCGAAACCGGCACGGCTCTCAGAAGCGGTCTGTTCGTTCCGCTGGGCGAGTTTGGGCTTATCGGCGTCGGAACGACACAGGAACAGACGTTCTCTGATACAGACGTGGATCTGTTCCAGATACTGGGTGCGACTGTCGAGGCGGCATTCACCCGTGCAAGCCGCGAGGCCGAACTCCAGCGGCAGAACGAACGGCTCGATGAGTTCGCCAGTGTCGTCGCCCACGACCTCCGGAATCCGCTATCCATCGCCATCGGGTTTCTCGACATCGTCGAGGAGACAGGCGACCTCAGTCACGTAGACCGGATCGAGGCGGCACATGATCGCATGGAGCGGCTGATCGACGACCTCCTGACGCTATCGCGCGGTGAGACCACAGTTACGGATGCGAAACAGATCGACCTCAAGGCTGTGACGACGGAGGCCTGGGGATACGTCGACACCGCTGAAGCGACGCTGACGGTTGCTGACACGGTCCCGACAGTGGCTGGTGACGCCGGGCGGTTGACGCAGCTATTCGAGAACCTCTTCAGAAACGCTATCGAGCACGGCGGGGACACCGTCACCGTCACTGTCGGGCAGTTAGACGGCGGCGACGGGTTCTACGTCGAAGACGACGGTGACGGGATTCCCACGGGGAAGCGTGAGGAGGTGCTAGAACACGGCGTCACGTCTACCAAAGGGGGTACTGGCTTCGGACTCTCAATCGTCGAAGACATCGCCAATGCGCACGGCTGGAGCGTCCGTGTGACAGACGGCGCTGCTGGCGGGGCGCGGTTCGAGTTCTGCTACTGAGAGAAGCACAGTAGCGACTTCTCGGCGCTGGGACGCAGGCGTGGAACCCGTTCCGGGACCGGCAGAAACAGAACTACGGCCAGAGCCCGCGCGCTTCGTGGGCCTCAGCAATGCGCGAAAGGGCGACGATGTATGCCGCATCACGCCACGTGATGTCGCGCTTTTCGAACTCCGTCCGAACGGCGTCCCAGGCCGCTCGCATCTCTTCGTCGAGTTCATCGTTTACGCGCTCAAGCGACCATGACCGACGGTTGATGTCCTGTAGCCACTCGAAGTAGCTCACCGTGACGCCGCCGGCGTTCGCCAGAATATCCGGAATCACGACGACATCGCGGTCAGCGAGAATTGAGTCAGCAGTGGACGTAGTCGGCCCGTTCGCCCCCTCAACGACGAAATCCGCGGCGATGTCGTCCGCGTTCGCCTCGGTGATGACGTTGCCGAGTGCTGCCGGAATGAGAACGTCGACGTCCAGCGTCAGCAGTTCGTCGTTCGAAATCACGGTGTCGGCGTACTCGGTGACCGCTTCCGGTTCCTCGTCGTGTGACGGGACTGTCGCGGTATCGATTCCGCCGGGGTCGTACATCGCCCCGTTCACGTCGCTGATCGCGACGACAGTCGCACCCTGTTCGTCGAGTAACCGTGCTGCGTTCGCACCGACGCTGCCGTAACCCTGTACCGCAACAGTGGTGTCCGACAGTGGCTGGTCGTAGTACTCACAGACCTGCTGTGTGATAATCGCGACGCTCCGGCCGGGCGCGTCTTCACGCCCCTTGCTCCCACCGACGATAGGCGGCTTGCCGGTGACGACGCCCGGTATCGTCTCGCCCTCTTGCATGGAGTAAGCGTCCATTAGCCAGGCCATCGTCTGTGGGTCCGTTCCCATGTCCGGGGCTGGTATGTCTCGGTTCGGACCGATGACCTCGCGGAGTTCCTGTGCGAACCGGCGGGTGAGCCGTTCTTTCTCGTCTCGGCTCAGCGTTTTCGGATTGACCGCGATACCGCCTTTCGCGCCGCCGAAGGGGAGGTCCATCACCGCGCACTTCCAGGTCATCCAGATCCCGAGTCCGACGCACTCATCCCTCGTCACGTCGGGATGATACCGGAGGCCACCTTTGTACGGCCCTCTGACGCTATCGTGCTGTGCTCGAAACCCGGTGAACACTTCCACCGTGCCATCGTCCCGCTCGATGGGGACGGTGACCTCGTGGACGTTTTTCGGGTGGTTCAGCCGTTCGACGATGTTCGGGTCGATATCGAGGTGGTCCGCGGCTCTGTGGAGCTGCAGCCGGGCTGTTTCGAGCGCCGTTTCCGACCCTGACGACGACTCACCCGACGGAGAGGCGGAGGTCAGTTCCGGTCCCATCGTTATTCCAGCGGTGTCAGTCGGTTGCGCATTTCGCCGCCGCAGTCCCGACAGTTCTCCGGTTGGCTCTCTGCAGTGATGACTGTGCCACACGCAAAGCACTCGTACGGTGTCTTCTCGTCGTGGTCTTGCTCTACATCTCTCATGTGTATTCACGAGTGACGGTGTCCGACCGCCAGCACTCGACTAAGGAATAGAAGGACATCAAAGGAATATTCAGAGGTTAAACAAAGAAGTAGGGTGAGATTGGCTTATTTATTATTGAACCCCCTTCACGACTCAAGACCCGAGACGCTCCGCTCTTCGAACAGTGTGGTGAACAGTTTCCGCTGGGCAGTCCGGACATGCTGGTAGAACGCCGGTGGGGAGATTTCGAGCATCGTCGCGATGTCTTCGCCGGACTTCGTGCGCGGTGACTCGAAGTAGCCGCTGTAGTAGGCGGTCTGGATCACTTCGAGTTGCCGCTCCGTGAGGTCCGTGAGGAACTCCGAACCCCGGTCCTGCTCGACACCCCGTTCGAGCGTCTCCTTGCGCTTGAGTTCAACGCCAGAGAAGGTACTATCGACCAGTTGCGCGATATTTCGAACGTCGACGCTCTGTGGCACATCAACGACGAGTGTCGTTCCCGCCGAGTCTGCGGTCGCTTCCCGGAAGATAGCGCCGTGGTCGGCGAGTTCTATGGCGAGGAACGGCTGTGACAGCTCCAGTCGCAGGACGCCGGTGTCAGTGTCATCGTCGCTTATCTCTGTCACGTCGTCAATCGTCGTCATATCGGCCGCGGCTGCCGCGACTGTTTGCACGTCAGCATCTTCGACTGTAACGAACACGCTGTTGCCGGCCGGCGCGTGTTGGATGCCACCCTCGTAGGAAAGCGTACACCCCACAGACCGGGCCAGTCGCGACAGGAGGAACCGCTCGTCATCGATGGCGAACTCGACGCGGGTCACCGAGGTCGTGAGCAGCGCGTGTTTCCGTTCGATGGCGCTGAGTGCCGAGGCAATCGTTTCGCCGAGTTCGTGCAACACAGTGCGCGTTGTCTCGTCGAACGCGTCTTTCGTGTCCGCATAGATGGTGAGAATCCCGTGCCTGAGGTCGTTGTACACGAGTGGGATACTCAACACAGAGAGGAAATCGCGCGTGAGTGCGTCCGACCGCCACGGCGCGTTTCGGAGGTCGGCGGCGACGTTGGGAATCATCGTCACGTCGCCGGTCGCAGCCGTCTGGCCTGCGGGCTCGGTCTCAGAGGGCGCGACGGTGACTTGCTGACTGTCGAGATACCCCTGTTCGGTGCCGGCCCACGCTCGCGGTTCGACGGTACTACCGCCCGGGTCGACACTCCCGATCCACGCAAACTTGAATCGGTCCGTGTCAGTCAGCCGTTCACAGACAGTGTGGTTGATCTCGTCCTGCGTTTCGGCGCTGACGATTGTCTGGTCTATCTCCCGAATCGTGTTGTTGATGTGATTCAGGGCGGTTAGTTGCTCGTTT
This region includes:
- a CDS encoding histidine kinase, whose amino-acid sequence is MAYTGDRTPDSIQVLYVNNDGEFAELTQTKLAHLSSDFDMTAVGTVEAALDSLETSTIDCVVTSYSLPDGTGIDLLNRLQAGEYELPTILFTGRGSERIASEATQAGVSDYIPIRAGQNSFEVLAGRIQTLTDAARKQAAAERLSDRFQRTLERATDGIYAVDSQWRIEYVNEKMANRVGRDPKAIVGTVIWEEFPSVVGTELEDKYRTAMETGDPVSFEQYLGEPFEYWVEVRVFPDDDGLTVFSHETTAERERELELERSEAILETIHDAVFVLNDEGTIEFANAASKRLIAGERATQVAGQQLETVVGDRVSTSDAEQFTSAVRSTLNDIEGDGGVTGLYDADLQLDITTGGNKRTLDVRVTPFQSNKSSQALVVARDITEQSEAKRQLERERDALRELQNIMASSDVSAETRLHELLELGCQTLGLDIGIVSHIQGDEYTVTAVHAPTAEIESGDQFDIGSTYCEEVVGTDSLCSFTDAVADGRETHPAYREFELESYIGVPLVVDGSRYGTVNFSSPTTRVAPFGALERTFVKLLSELVSAEISRRQDRAELQRQEFLFERVQAIADIGVWEYYPSTGDLDWSAGVRRIHGVDDDYEPIIDDAIEFYHPEDRGTITKAVERAIEARESYDLDLRIVRTDGEVRDVRAWGERVDGSQDNEPVLRGVFQDITERRAEERAHRELAEEYEALLNTSGDAIFMLDVETAGDEPAFEFARLSPGYESQTGLTTEDVRGQTPRQVFGAERGAELAANYTRCVEQRAPISYREELNIADDARFWDTSLAPVIVGDEIVRIVGIARNVTEQVERERKLEATNQRLESLIEATPLTVMEIDTDGTVIRWNDGAENMFGWSSEEVLGEFNPMVPDEHQAEFASHRERVLSGEPIRGKEVRRKTKAGEELDLLLSAVPITAPDGEIVSILAVLEDITEQKQLEAKLRSLQETAQRLSGARSNDEIGDIAIEAAVEILGFELTGIWEYADRTDELVPLSASAATRDRFGELPRVQSDSAFVWEAFQASEVRRYDDIQSVTSFGETGTALRSGLFVPLGEFGLIGVGTTQEQTFSDTDVDLFQILGATVEAAFTRASREAELQRQNERLDEFASVVAHDLRNPLSIAIGFLDIVEETGDLSHVDRIEAAHDRMERLIDDLLTLSRGETTVTDAKQIDLKAVTTEAWGYVDTAEATLTVADTVPTVAGDAGRLTQLFENLFRNAIEHGGDTVTVTVGQLDGGDGFYVEDDGDGIPTGKREEVLEHGVTSTKGGTGFGLSIVEDIANAHGWSVRVTDGAAGGARFEFCY
- a CDS encoding amino acid dehydrogenase, which gives rise to MGPELTSASPSGESSSGSETALETARLQLHRAADHLDIDPNIVERLNHPKNVHEVTVPIERDDGTVEVFTGFRAQHDSVRGPYKGGLRYHPDVTRDECVGLGIWMTWKCAVMDLPFGGAKGGIAVNPKTLSRDEKERLTRRFAQELREVIGPNRDIPAPDMGTDPQTMAWLMDAYSMQEGETIPGVVTGKPPIVGGSKGREDAPGRSVAIITQQVCEYYDQPLSDTTVAVQGYGSVGANAARLLDEQGATVVAISDVNGAMYDPGGIDTATVPSHDEEPEAVTEYADTVISNDELLTLDVDVLIPAALGNVITEANADDIAADFVVEGANGPTTSTADSILADRDVVVIPDILANAGGVTVSYFEWLQDINRRSWSLERVNDELDEEMRAAWDAVRTEFEKRDITWRDAAYIVALSRIAEAHEARGLWP